The following are encoded in a window of Shewanella psychrotolerans genomic DNA:
- a CDS encoding cobyric acid synthase has product MGWITVSSNSNQSSILMVQGTTSDAGKSTLVAGLCRYFARKGVKVAPFKPQNMALNSAVTADGGEIGRAQALQAVACGLAAHTDFNPILLKPCSDTSSQVIVQGKALSHMDGQAYFGKDAAGYRTKAMAAVLDSLSRLIAQYELVMVEGAGSPAEINLREGDIANMGFAEEVDCPVILIADIDKGGVFAHIVGTLALLSDSERARVKGVVINRFRGDIGLLQSGLDWLEAEINKPVLGVLPYLNDLHLDAEDALMVAPQKSAQAKFKVLVLVWPRISNHTDFDALRLHPDIEFNYVTVTSTFDGTAPQADLIILPGSKSVRQDLTTMLNNGWDKLIKTHLRYGGKVIGICGGYQMLGLAIDDPLGVEGAVGESDGLGLLPIVTELTPDKRLAQVSGCLNLLGEQAKVSGYEIHCGRSKLLSQQTALMMLNSDDGRQFHDGCLSSDGQILGTYLHGVFDTPEACRLLLSWAGMGWAGMSESGKMGPDAIDIDALRQEQLDRLADMLAEHMDMQRVSAIISAST; this is encoded by the coding sequence ATGGGTTGGATAACAGTGTCCTCAAATAGCAATCAATCATCAATCTTAATGGTGCAGGGCACCACGTCAGATGCGGGCAAGAGTACCTTGGTGGCTGGTCTGTGCCGTTACTTTGCGCGGAAAGGTGTTAAGGTCGCACCCTTCAAGCCGCAAAATATGGCGCTAAACAGTGCCGTAACCGCTGATGGTGGCGAAATTGGCCGAGCGCAGGCGTTACAAGCGGTTGCCTGTGGCTTAGCAGCCCACACGGATTTTAATCCCATTTTGTTAAAGCCCTGTTCCGACACCAGCTCGCAGGTGATAGTGCAAGGTAAAGCGCTATCTCATATGGACGGCCAAGCCTATTTTGGCAAAGATGCGGCGGGTTATCGTACTAAGGCGATGGCTGCGGTGCTTGATTCACTCTCAAGATTAATAGCGCAATATGAGCTTGTTATGGTTGAGGGGGCGGGTAGCCCAGCCGAGATTAATTTGCGTGAAGGTGATATAGCTAACATGGGGTTTGCCGAAGAGGTCGATTGCCCGGTTATCTTGATTGCCGATATCGATAAAGGGGGCGTGTTTGCCCATATCGTTGGCACCTTAGCCTTGTTGTCCGACTCCGAGCGTGCGCGAGTGAAAGGAGTGGTGATTAACCGTTTTCGCGGTGACATTGGCCTGCTGCAATCGGGATTAGATTGGCTTGAAGCAGAGATCAATAAACCTGTGTTAGGCGTATTGCCCTACCTGAACGATCTGCACCTGGACGCCGAAGATGCCTTAATGGTCGCACCGCAAAAATCTGCTCAAGCGAAATTTAAGGTGTTGGTGTTGGTTTGGCCGCGCATTAGTAACCATACCGATTTTGATGCCCTGCGCTTACATCCAGATATTGAGTTTAATTATGTGACAGTGACTTCAACATTTGATGGCACAGCGCCCCAAGCGGATCTGATTATTTTGCCCGGCAGTAAGAGCGTTCGCCAAGATTTAACGACCATGTTGAATAACGGTTGGGACAAACTGATTAAAACCCATCTTAGGTATGGCGGCAAGGTGATTGGGATCTGCGGTGGTTACCAGATGCTCGGGCTTGCAATTGATGATCCTTTAGGTGTTGAGGGAGCTGTCGGTGAGAGTGATGGTCTCGGCCTTCTGCCAATAGTCACGGAGTTGACCCCAGATAAGCGTTTAGCCCAAGTGTCAGGTTGTTTAAATCTGCTCGGTGAACAAGCTAAGGTGAGTGGTTATGAGATCCATTGTGGCCGCTCTAAGCTTCTCTCTCAGCAAACGGCGCTAATGATGTTAAACAGTGATGATGGTCGTCAGTTCCATGATGGCTGCCTATCCTCTGATGGGCAGATCTTGGGCACCTATCTTCATGGTGTTTTCGATACGCCAGAGGCGTGCCGCTTACTACTAAGCTGGGCAGGAATGGGCTGGGCTGGCATGAGCGAGTCAGGAAAGATGGGCCCTGACGCTATAGATATTGATGCACTGAGGCAAGAGCAGTTAGACCGACTAGCAGATATGTTAGCCGAACATATGGATATGCAAAGAGTCTCAGCAATTATTTCAGCAAGCACATAG
- the cobO gene encoding cob(I)yrinic acid a,c-diamide adenosyltransferase, producing MTDKMDDSSKSTDELKAQRHKARQQKVKAAVDAKIAKAQIEKGVLLVLTGNGKGKSTGGFGSITRAVGHGKKAAVVQFIKGNWPCGERNVLEKVGVEFHVMGTGFTWETQDREKDTLAAMGAWEAAEALLKDDTIDIILLDELTYMVSYHYIELDRVLEALKNRPPMQHVIITGRACHRAILELADTVSEVQPIKHAFEAGVKAQIGFDY from the coding sequence ATGACAGATAAGATGGATGATAGTAGCAAGAGCACAGATGAGCTAAAGGCGCAGCGTCATAAGGCCCGTCAACAAAAAGTAAAAGCGGCAGTCGATGCTAAGATAGCGAAGGCGCAAATCGAAAAAGGGGTACTACTGGTACTTACTGGTAATGGCAAAGGCAAGTCTACAGGTGGCTTTGGCAGTATAACCCGAGCCGTCGGCCATGGTAAAAAGGCGGCGGTAGTGCAATTTATCAAGGGGAATTGGCCTTGTGGAGAGCGCAACGTATTAGAGAAGGTGGGAGTCGAGTTTCATGTTATGGGCACAGGGTTTACCTGGGAAACCCAAGACAGAGAGAAAGATACCTTAGCGGCGATGGGAGCGTGGGAAGCCGCTGAAGCTTTGCTTAAAGATGACACCATAGATATTATCTTGCTCGATGAACTGACCTACATGGTGAGTTATCACTACATTGAGTTAGATCGGGTTCTTGAGGCCCTTAAGAATCGGCCGCCAATGCAACACGTGATCATTACTGGAAGGGCGTGCCATCGCGCGATTTTAGAGTTAGCCGATACCGTGAGTGAAGTGCAACCGATTAAACACGCCTTTGAAGCCGGCGTTAAAGCGCAAATCGGATTTGATTATTAA
- a CDS encoding GNAT family N-acetyltransferase has protein sequence MQLDNGEYYITDDSERVNIETLKILLESSYWASTRSIDVIKTTIDNSVCFSVYKAKEQIGFGRVVTDYATFGYIADVIIDTEHKGNGIGKWLMDVIVNDERWKGKFLMLATDDAHSLYKKYGFQGSTKLMSTKI, from the coding sequence ATGCAACTAGACAATGGCGAATATTATATTACCGATGATTCAGAGCGGGTTAATATAGAGACTCTGAAAATATTACTAGAATCATCATATTGGGCATCAACTAGAAGTATCGATGTTATAAAAACAACAATTGATAATTCAGTGTGCTTTTCAGTATATAAGGCCAAAGAACAAATCGGTTTTGGTAGGGTGGTAACTGACTATGCTACGTTTGGGTATATCGCGGACGTAATCATTGATACCGAACACAAAGGTAATGGTATTGGAAAGTGGCTTATGGATGTCATTGTTAATGATGAAAGGTGGAAAGGTAAATTTCTAATGCTTGCCACAGATGATGCGCATAGTTTATATAAAAAATATGGTTTCCAAGGTAGTACTAAATTAATGAGCACGAAAATATAA
- a CDS encoding sensor histidine kinase, which translates to MKTTLFDDTESRILAEAALRKISENTSRKTGDDFFQVLVKDLAQALDIFYVIAGRIVKDETQTVHNQTIAIWAGDDYMENISYPLQDTPCHEVMTDSICFHGSNICQLYPKDKLLVDMGADSYIGISMVDTHGETLGILVAIDKKPIDANKRLLALSLLSIFATRCAAELQHQDRENQLENLVKQRTAALKKTQESLLEKEKMASLGSLVAGIAHEINTPIGVAVTGASSLIEFASEMDRRLNSDEVTREELQELIDLITQGAQLIDVNLQRAASLIMSFKQLAVDQSNEHKSEIELGEYIDSIFIAHAAAMRKAKVSYRLKIIDNVSIHLHVGKLAQLFSNLIMNSLTHAFPEDSGGQITVTIEHKKQQAIITFTDDGVGIKPEVKSHIFDPFFTTNRGKGGSGLGMHIVYNIVSNFNGKIAIPDTETGLTLKITLPLIED; encoded by the coding sequence ATGAAGACAACACTCTTTGATGACACAGAAAGCCGCATATTAGCTGAGGCCGCACTGCGAAAAATATCTGAAAACACCTCCCGCAAAACGGGAGATGACTTCTTTCAGGTGTTGGTAAAAGATCTCGCTCAAGCGCTGGACATCTTCTATGTTATCGCCGGTCGTATCGTCAAAGATGAAACACAAACCGTCCATAACCAAACCATCGCGATATGGGCTGGTGATGACTATATGGAAAATATCAGTTATCCGCTCCAAGATACCCCTTGTCACGAGGTCATGACCGACAGCATATGCTTTCATGGCAGTAATATATGCCAACTCTACCCCAAAGATAAGCTTCTGGTCGATATGGGGGCAGACAGCTATATCGGCATATCTATGGTCGATACCCATGGTGAGACTTTAGGGATACTGGTCGCAATAGATAAAAAGCCCATCGATGCCAATAAACGCTTATTGGCGCTGTCTTTACTCTCGATATTCGCCACTCGTTGCGCCGCAGAGCTACAACACCAAGATAGAGAGAATCAACTCGAAAACCTAGTTAAGCAGCGAACTGCAGCACTAAAGAAAACCCAAGAAAGTCTATTAGAAAAAGAGAAAATGGCTTCTTTGGGCTCACTGGTTGCGGGCATTGCCCATGAAATTAATACCCCAATAGGCGTTGCCGTGACTGGTGCATCTAGCCTGATTGAGTTTGCAAGTGAAATGGATCGACGCCTCAATAGTGATGAAGTCACCAGAGAGGAGCTACAAGAGTTAATTGATCTGATCACCCAAGGCGCACAGCTCATCGATGTCAACCTGCAACGAGCGGCAAGTTTAATAATGAGTTTTAAACAGTTAGCAGTTGATCAGAGTAATGAGCACAAGTCAGAAATTGAACTCGGTGAGTATATCGATAGCATTTTTATCGCCCACGCTGCCGCAATGCGAAAAGCCAAAGTCAGCTATAGACTCAAGATAATTGATAACGTCAGTATCCATCTCCATGTGGGCAAGCTAGCGCAACTGTTTTCTAATTTGATAATGAATAGCCTCACCCATGCCTTTCCTGAAGATAGTGGAGGCCAGATAACGGTTACAATCGAACACAAAAAACAGCAGGCAATAATTACTTTTACCGATGATGGCGTCGGCATTAAACCTGAAGTTAAAAGTCATATATTTGATCCGTTTTTCACCACCAACCGCGGAAAAGGCGGTAGCGGTTTAGGCATGCATATTGTCTATAACATCGTGAGTAACTTTAATGGCAAGATCGCCATACCAGATACAGAAACGGGCTTAACACTTAAGATCACCTTGCCGTTAATCGAAGATTAA
- a CDS encoding DUF3369 domain-containing protein, protein MSTSLKFSNKPKLTKPSSTLPPWLVLIVDDDHAVHQVTKLVMRGFEFCGRNIEFLSAFNGEEAKQILTDQPNIAMTLLDVVMESNDAGLQLTRWIREDLGNLNIRIVLRTGQPGQAPEEKVIRDYDINDYKEKTELTHAKLVTVFYASLRGYRDIIKLERAKLSLRRAISAISSVYDVQNLREFASAVLEQLNDLLNFNGDGLCASITESYTASSNEGQLKILAATDAYSDMQLDNSIDNLPASAKASIHKALQDKQHHFDEYSVTCYYRSKVGSETVVYLSFDNKIEAEGQELLEIFTANVAITYESLLLREEIEDTQRSTIYILGEAVEKRSKETGAHVKRVGEISALLGRGLALPERYVNDLLQAAPLHDIGKIGIPDAILNKPGRFEPDEWEIMKQHAFIGYELLASSDKRILQMAATIAHQHHEKWDGTGYPQGLAGENIDIAGRISALADVVDALVSKRCYKPSWRLPEALDYVKSESGKHFDPTLISILFSNLDQLEKIYERYPDTYNLA, encoded by the coding sequence TTGTCTACATCACTCAAATTCAGTAATAAACCTAAACTAACCAAACCGAGTAGCACACTCCCGCCATGGCTGGTTCTGATCGTTGATGATGATCATGCCGTTCATCAAGTGACTAAACTGGTGATGCGTGGTTTTGAATTTTGTGGACGCAATATCGAATTTTTATCAGCCTTTAATGGCGAAGAAGCTAAGCAGATCCTAACAGACCAGCCCAATATTGCCATGACACTGCTAGACGTTGTCATGGAGAGCAACGATGCAGGTCTGCAACTAACCCGCTGGATAAGGGAAGATTTGGGTAATCTTAATATTCGAATTGTACTGCGTACTGGCCAGCCGGGTCAGGCTCCTGAAGAAAAAGTGATCCGTGATTATGATATCAACGATTACAAAGAAAAAACCGAACTAACCCACGCAAAACTCGTCACCGTATTCTATGCAAGTCTTAGAGGCTACCGGGATATTATTAAGCTTGAAAGAGCAAAACTCTCCCTTAGACGAGCAATCAGTGCAATTTCATCAGTTTACGATGTGCAGAACCTGCGAGAGTTCGCTTCAGCAGTGCTTGAACAGCTTAATGACCTGTTAAACTTTAACGGTGATGGGCTATGTGCCAGCATCACCGAAAGCTATACGGCAAGCTCCAATGAGGGGCAGCTTAAGATCTTAGCGGCAACCGATGCCTACTCAGATATGCAATTAGACAACAGTATTGATAACCTGCCAGCATCGGCTAAAGCCTCGATCCATAAAGCACTGCAAGACAAACAGCATCACTTTGATGAGTATTCAGTCACCTGCTATTACCGCAGTAAAGTGGGCAGTGAAACCGTTGTCTACCTCTCGTTTGACAATAAAATCGAAGCCGAAGGGCAAGAATTACTAGAGATATTCACCGCCAACGTCGCTATCACTTATGAAAGCCTACTACTGCGAGAAGAGATAGAGGACACCCAAAGATCGACCATCTATATTCTCGGAGAAGCCGTAGAAAAACGCTCCAAAGAAACTGGAGCACATGTTAAACGCGTCGGTGAAATATCCGCGCTGCTGGGACGAGGATTAGCCTTGCCAGAACGCTATGTCAATGACCTCCTCCAGGCTGCTCCTCTGCACGACATAGGCAAGATAGGGATCCCAGATGCCATACTCAACAAACCGGGAAGATTCGAACCCGATGAGTGGGAGATCATGAAACAACACGCATTTATCGGTTACGAACTACTGGCCAGTTCAGATAAACGTATATTACAAATGGCCGCGACCATCGCCCATCAACATCATGAAAAATGGGATGGCACGGGTTACCCTCAAGGATTAGCAGGTGAGAATATCGATATTGCAGGCAGAATATCAGCACTTGCGGATGTGGTTGATGCCCTAGTGAGTAAACGTTGCTACAAACCGTCTTGGCGTCTGCCTGAGGCACTCGATTATGTAAAATCTGAAAGCGGTAAACACTTTGACCCAACACTCATTAGCATACTGTTTTCAAACCTAGATCAATTAGAAAAGATTTATGAACGTTATCCAGATACCTATAATCTAGCTTGA
- a CDS encoding cobalamin-binding protein, producing the protein MYCRCLFLCLFLFSSTLLAAPASRIVALSPHGVEMLYAIGAGDSIVAATDHADFPEAAKQIPRVGGYYGIQIERIIELNPDLIVVWGSGNKLEDIERLTQLGYPIFDSDPKSLQAVADDLKALGERTGHQAQSQRVAEQYLAKLQALRLSNNEKSAVKVFYQLWSTPLMTVAKGSWIEQIIEVCHGENVFADAANEYPQVSLEAVLLKMPQVILQSQDEGNINGIDWSKWQEIPAVKQAHIYQLNADLLHRATPRTVLGIEALCDALDKAR; encoded by the coding sequence ATGTATTGTAGATGTTTGTTTTTATGCTTATTTTTATTTTCCTCTACCTTGCTGGCAGCGCCCGCGAGCCGGATTGTTGCGCTCTCGCCCCATGGGGTTGAGATGCTTTATGCGATAGGCGCAGGAGACAGTATCGTTGCGGCTACAGATCACGCCGATTTTCCCGAAGCAGCAAAACAGATCCCACGTGTTGGTGGCTATTATGGCATCCAGATAGAACGGATTATTGAGCTTAATCCCGATCTGATTGTGGTTTGGGGCAGCGGTAATAAGCTGGAAGATATTGAGCGCTTAACCCAGCTTGGTTACCCTATTTTTGATAGTGACCCCAAATCGTTACAAGCTGTTGCCGATGATCTAAAAGCCCTTGGTGAGCGTACAGGTCATCAAGCGCAATCACAGCGGGTGGCCGAACAATACCTTGCCAAGCTGCAAGCCCTACGCCTTAGCAATAATGAAAAGAGTGCGGTTAAAGTGTTTTATCAGTTGTGGTCCACGCCCTTAATGACTGTGGCTAAGGGCAGTTGGATTGAGCAGATCATCGAGGTGTGTCACGGCGAAAATGTGTTTGCCGATGCCGCTAATGAATATCCACAGGTGAGCCTTGAGGCCGTGTTGCTGAAAATGCCGCAAGTGATTTTGCAAAGCCAAGATGAGGGCAATATCAATGGTATCGACTGGTCCAAATGGCAAGAGATCCCCGCGGTGAAACAAGCACACATTTACCAGTTAAATGCCGATCTGTTACACCGTGCTACGCCAAGAACTGTTTTGGGGATTGAGGCGCTCTGCGATGCACTCGATAAGGCGCGATGA
- a CDS encoding MAPEG family protein: MTILLTCLLIAMLLPYLAKGPVAVAMAKHGGYDNSHPRTQQAQLTGFGARAVAGHQNAFESLVLFGLSALTVMALGKVNDTVALLAIVHVLARILYHILYLLDKSTMRSLSWFVAVFCSFGIFAQGF, translated from the coding sequence ATGACGATATTATTGACCTGCTTACTGATAGCCATGCTATTGCCTTATTTGGCCAAAGGGCCTGTGGCAGTGGCGATGGCCAAACATGGGGGATATGATAACAGCCATCCCAGAACCCAACAGGCGCAGTTAACTGGATTTGGCGCTCGCGCTGTGGCTGGGCATCAAAATGCCTTTGAGTCTTTGGTACTGTTTGGTCTATCGGCATTAACTGTCATGGCGCTGGGTAAGGTTAACGATACCGTCGCGCTGTTGGCTATCGTCCATGTGCTTGCACGCATCCTGTACCATATTTTATATCTGCTTGATAAAAGTACCATGAGATCGCTTTCTTGGTTTGTGGCGGTGTTTTGCTCATTTGGGATCTTTGCCCAAGGGTTTTAA
- a CDS encoding ATP-binding protein: MPSLNRIVLINTHLPGVVELALNGHTNICGTNASGKTTLQRLVPVFYGEYPSRVVPSTRDSFERWYLPHDSSYIIYEYTRDDGLFSQAVLASAGDGKGVNYRFIAKEFALDDYVKSQQGGSILCHNMAELGREMKRAGVAVSNLLNTREYRAIIQNDRALLSTGSNRSELRAYARQFSLCQSEHSLRHIEKLAKAVHSKEGKMETIKSMIAAILEEDGVNPPTSRLNPQRVEAWIRESQLIQGFEQIRPEFDKLEQEFNQLLSAEQRLGSLKRGYGKDESAEVERQEQHQQRSKELGIKLRQLDDEWKEVRDELNLDLSAAKGDVAKIEYELDAIEDQHGSFLDANIEQAKLDLEQLPSWRGSLENLTERHKLQTEKHQDIEAAYNARRSKIGENLNRELEQLDKEQDKHREARDKQQALARNELAALELQWREQMDAGRAKHSEQEYQLKLTAAQLTMQVNNVTYSEEEKLALAVFDERISRADEEQEACNLKLDRLSGEERKLRAKRDQANEALRQAGLRVIERQTQLDELHHVLFPQSHTLLEYLRKEVSGWETNIGKLINPELLHRSDLHPTLAEPQDSFCGVTLDLKALEIPEYAASEQELRGRYSEAEESLNAAKALQAEAEDQLVAINAELDKLNRELTFAKTAYKNSRDDLRRLFDEKRSEQEKINKALSGRKAEAQKQLSRLDSEVKQLASQHQAWIEEQKEQALEARMEKNAYWQEVVGVLDNQLAQVKTNINQRRQDAKNELKACEQWYKNELKSRGVDEDKIVKLKQEIRDLETNISKAEQRRSEVLRFDDWYQHTWLSRKPKLQTELSQVKIAASELEQQLTAKANEVKHQRQILDGERKQSDAIQVEASENLTKLRSVMRKLAELKLPANNDELQGGLTERLRQGEELLLRRDQQLGAVKQYIEHFDSVIASKSGSSLSETWERAREESSFINDKGIRLLDYRKLVPQLEQLLNVMVPQAVMGLREQGRNFGIDLTAFYDVLADIDRRIASQSARITREVGEELFLDGVSESAVRIRSRISELEFWPELEVFVKAFRLWKADGFAELPDEHYTNSMRRALDIIGRAALTGGIAKLLEIELRLKEGNSDLIIRTDRQLNESSSHGMAYLILCKFLLAFTRLLRGRADVTIHWPIDELGTLHHGNVKKIFDACENNNISVLGAFPNPESEVLNLFVNRYIINKQTKKLQVVKPQVNPIADKLSQRFSKEAV, translated from the coding sequence ATGCCAAGCTTGAATCGAATAGTGCTGATTAATACGCACCTCCCCGGCGTAGTGGAACTCGCCCTCAATGGACATACTAATATTTGTGGTACCAATGCATCTGGAAAAACCACCCTACAGCGTTTAGTCCCGGTATTTTATGGCGAATACCCGAGCCGAGTGGTGCCCTCTACACGCGACAGTTTCGAGCGTTGGTATCTGCCCCACGATTCAAGTTATATCATTTACGAGTACACGCGTGATGATGGCTTATTTAGCCAAGCCGTATTAGCCTCAGCGGGTGACGGTAAAGGGGTTAACTACCGCTTTATCGCAAAAGAGTTTGCGTTAGACGATTATGTTAAGTCACAGCAAGGCGGCTCTATTTTATGCCATAACATGGCTGAACTGGGCCGTGAGATGAAGCGGGCTGGCGTTGCGGTAAGTAACTTGCTTAATACCCGTGAATATCGCGCCATTATTCAAAACGATCGCGCCCTTCTGAGCACGGGCAGCAACCGCAGTGAGCTTAGGGCGTATGCCCGTCAATTTTCACTGTGTCAGAGCGAGCACTCGCTGCGCCATATTGAGAAGCTAGCCAAAGCGGTGCACTCGAAAGAGGGCAAGATGGAAACGATCAAATCAATGATCGCTGCCATTCTTGAAGAAGATGGGGTTAACCCGCCGACATCGCGACTCAATCCACAACGTGTAGAAGCCTGGATTAGAGAAAGCCAGCTTATTCAAGGCTTCGAGCAGATCCGTCCCGAATTCGACAAGTTAGAGCAAGAGTTCAACCAGTTACTGAGTGCAGAGCAGCGTCTTGGGAGCTTAAAGCGGGGCTACGGTAAAGATGAATCCGCAGAAGTTGAGCGCCAAGAACAACATCAGCAGCGCTCTAAAGAGCTGGGCATTAAACTACGCCAACTCGATGATGAGTGGAAAGAAGTTCGTGACGAGCTTAACCTTGATCTCTCCGCGGCAAAGGGGGATGTGGCTAAGATTGAATATGAACTCGATGCTATCGAAGATCAGCATGGTTCGTTTCTCGATGCCAATATCGAGCAAGCCAAGCTGGATCTTGAGCAGCTGCCTAGCTGGCGTGGCAGTTTAGAGAACTTAACCGAGCGTCATAAGCTGCAAACCGAAAAACACCAAGATATTGAAGCGGCCTATAACGCCCGTCGCAGTAAGATTGGTGAAAACCTCAACCGCGAACTTGAACAACTCGATAAAGAGCAAGATAAACACCGTGAGGCCAGAGACAAGCAGCAAGCGTTAGCTCGCAATGAGCTTGCCGCACTGGAGCTGCAGTGGCGTGAACAGATGGACGCTGGGCGAGCTAAGCACAGCGAACAGGAATACCAGCTTAAACTGACAGCGGCCCAGCTGACTATGCAGGTCAACAATGTCACCTATAGTGAAGAGGAAAAGCTGGCGCTTGCGGTATTTGATGAGCGGATCTCCCGTGCCGATGAAGAGCAAGAAGCCTGCAACCTTAAGCTTGATAGACTCAGCGGTGAAGAGCGAAAACTTAGGGCTAAGCGCGATCAAGCCAACGAGGCGCTGCGTCAAGCCGGTCTGCGCGTCATTGAGCGTCAGACTCAGCTTGATGAGCTGCATCATGTGCTTTTCCCACAATCCCACACCTTACTCGAATATTTACGCAAAGAAGTATCGGGTTGGGAAACTAATATCGGTAAGTTAATCAACCCAGAGCTACTACATCGTAGCGATCTGCACCCGACGCTTGCCGAGCCTCAAGACAGTTTCTGCGGCGTAACGCTCGATCTAAAAGCCCTTGAGATCCCTGAATACGCGGCGTCTGAGCAGGAGCTGCGCGGCCGCTATAGCGAAGCGGAAGAATCGTTAAATGCTGCCAAAGCGCTGCAGGCAGAGGCAGAAGATCAGCTGGTGGCGATTAACGCCGAACTGGATAAGCTCAATCGTGAACTGACCTTTGCTAAGACGGCTTATAAGAATAGCCGTGATGATTTACGCCGCCTGTTCGACGAGAAGCGTAGCGAGCAAGAAAAGATCAATAAGGCGTTAAGTGGTCGTAAGGCCGAGGCGCAAAAGCAACTTAGCCGCCTCGATAGCGAGGTTAAGCAGCTTGCGTCTCAACATCAAGCGTGGATCGAAGAGCAAAAAGAGCAAGCCCTCGAAGCGCGGATGGAGAAAAATGCCTATTGGCAAGAGGTTGTCGGTGTGCTCGACAATCAGCTAGCTCAGGTTAAAACCAATATTAACCAGCGCCGTCAAGATGCCAAAAACGAGCTGAAAGCCTGTGAGCAATGGTACAAGAACGAGCTTAAATCTCGCGGCGTAGATGAAGACAAGATCGTTAAGCTTAAGCAAGAGATCCGCGATCTCGAAACCAATATTAGCAAAGCCGAGCAACGTCGCAGCGAAGTGCTGCGTTTCGATGACTGGTATCAGCACACTTGGCTTTCACGTAAACCTAAGCTGCAAACAGAGTTAAGTCAGGTCAAAATTGCCGCATCGGAACTAGAGCAGCAGCTAACAGCTAAGGCCAATGAGGTTAAACATCAGCGTCAAATCCTCGATGGTGAGCGTAAACAGTCGGATGCGATTCAGGTTGAGGCGTCTGAAAACCTCACCAAGCTACGCAGCGTGATGCGTAAACTGGCTGAGTTAAAACTGCCAGCCAATAACGATGAGCTTCAAGGTGGCTTGACCGAACGTCTGCGCCAAGGTGAAGAGTTATTACTACGCCGTGATCAGCAACTTGGGGCGGTAAAACAGTATATCGAGCACTTTGATTCGGTGATCGCCAGCAAGTCAGGTTCGAGTCTGTCCGAAACCTGGGAGCGCGCTCGTGAAGAGTCGAGCTTTATTAACGATAAAGGCATCCGTCTGCTGGACTATCGTAAATTGGTGCCACAGCTTGAGCAGTTACTTAATGTTATGGTGCCGCAAGCGGTAATGGGCCTGCGTGAACAGGGGCGTAACTTTGGTATCGATCTAACCGCATTTTACGATGTACTGGCCGATATCGATCGCCGCATCGCCTCGCAAAGTGCGCGTATTACTCGTGAAGTGGGTGAAGAACTGTTTCTCGATGGGGTTAGCGAATCTGCGGTTCGTATCCGCTCACGCATTAGTGAACTGGAGTTTTGGCCTGAGCTTGAGGTGTTTGTTAAGGCGTTCCGTCTGTGGAAGGCCGATGGCTTTGCCGAGCTGCCCGATGAGCACTACACCAACAGTATGCGCCGAGCACTCGATATTATTGGCCGCGCTGCGTTAACTGGCGGGATCGCTAAGTTGCTCGAGATTGAGCTACGTCTGAAAGAGGGGAACAGCGACCTTATTATTCGAACCGACAGACAGCTAAATGAATCATCGAGCCATGGTATGGCTTATCTGATCTTGTGTAAGTTCCTGCTTGCCTTTACCCGACTGCTCAGAGGACGTGCCGACGTCACTATTCATTGGCCTATCGATGAGCTGGGGACTTTACACCACGGTAACGTGAAAAAGATTTTTGATGCCTGTGAAAACAACAATATCAGTGTATTAGGTGCGTTCCCTAACCCAGAATCTGAGGTGCTTAACCTGTTTGTTAACCGTTATATCATCAACAAACAGACCAAGAAGTTACAGGTGGTTAAGCCACAAGTTAATCCTATCGCCGACAAGTTAAGCCAACGATTTTCCAAGGAGGCTGTGTAA